The segment AGGTTCTGCCCTGCGCGAACCCCTTTTCAAGAGCGAGATCCTTTCTAATGACAATGTCGACCAACCTTGCGCCCATCCCCGAGCTCTACGTTTCTTACGAAAGCGCTCAGAAACTCAAGGTCGAGGCGGGCAATCTGACCTCGCATGACTTGACCCCGCGCCAGGTTTGCGACCTTGAACTGCTGATGAACGGTGGGTTCAACCCACTCAAAGGGTTCCTTTCGGAAGAGGATTACAACGGCGTTGTCGAAAACATGCGCCTTGCCGACGGGTCGCTCTGGCCGATGCCGATCAACCTGGATGTCAGCGAGAAATTCGCCGAAACCATCGAAGTTGGTCAGGACATCGCCCTTCGTGACCAAGAGGGCGTGATCCTCGCAACCATGACCGTCACCGACAAATGGGTCCCGAACAAAGCTGTTGAGGCCGAAAAAGTGTTTGGCGCCGACGATTCCGCGCACCCGGCCGTCAACTACCTGCACAACACCGCAGGCAAGGTCTATCTGGGCGGCCCGGTCACCGGCATCCAGCAGCCCGTGCACTATGATTTCCGCGCCCGCCGCGACACACCCAACGAACTGCGCGCCTATTTCCGCAAACTGGGCTGGCGCAAGGTCGTTGCGTTCCAGACACGCAACCCGCTGCACCGCGCGCACCAGGAACTGACCTTCCGCGCCGCGAAAGAGGCACAAGCCAACCTGCTGATCCATCCCGTTGTCGGCCTGACCAAACCCGGCGATGTCGATCACTTCACCCGCGTGCGCTGCTACGAGGCGGTGCTGGACAAATATCCGGCGGCGACCACCACAATGTCGCTGCTGAATCTGGCGATGCGTATGGCCGGCCCGCGTGAGGCCGTATGGCACGGCCTGATCCGCGCCAACCACGGTTGCACCCATTTCATCGTCGGTCGCGATCACGCCGGCCCGGGCAAAAACTCGGCAGGTGACGATTTCTACGGTCCCTATGACGCGCAGGACCTCTACCGCGCCAATCAAGCCGACATCGGCTGCGAAATGGTCGATTTCAAACACATGGTCTATGTGCAAGAACGCGCTCAGTACGAACCCAATGACGAGATTGAAGATCGGGACAATGTCACGATCCTCAACATCTCGGGCACCGAACTGCGCCGCCGCCTGTCCGAGGGCCTTGAGATCCCCGAGTGGTTCTCGTTCCCCGAGGTGGTCAAGGAACTGCGCCGCACCAAGCCGCCGCGTTCGAACCAGGGCTTTACCGTATTCTTCACCGGCTTCTCGGGATCGGGAAAATCCACCATCGCAAACGCGCTGATGGTCAAGCTGATGGAAATGGGTGGCCGCCCCGTGACGCTGCTGGATGGCGATATCGTGCGCAAGAACCTCAGCTCTGAACTGGGTTTCTCGAAAGAGCACCGCGATCTCAACATCCGCCGCATCGGCTATGTCGCGTCCGAGATCACCAAGAATGGCGGTATCGCGATCTGTGCACCGATTGCACCCTACGCGACGACCCGCCGCGCCGTACGCGAGGATATCGAAGAGTTCGGCGCGTTCATCGAAGTCCATGTCGCCACCTCGATCGAGGAATGCGAACGCCGCGACCGCAAAGGCCTCTACAAGCTGGCGCGTGAAGGCAAGATCAAGGAATTCACCGGCATTTCCGACCCGTATGACGTACCGACGAGCCCTGAACTCAGCCTGGAAACCGAAAGCGTCGATGTCGACAATTGCGCCCATCAGGTGATTCTCAAGCTGGAATCCATGGGCCTGATTACCGGCTGATCCACGCGCCTGTGGGATGGTGGGCGGGGCGATGGCGCAGCCAAGCGCCCGACCATCACCCCGCACCGAGCATGACAAAAAACCAAGGCTGCCCAAACAGGCGGCCTTATGCTTTTTCCAGCGCTCGAATCTGGCCCGGTTAGGCCAATTTCAATGCACGGTCACAGGTGCCAGATCATTGTGACGTGCCAGAGAAAACGCCAACGCCCGCTCCTTGACCAGTGCCAGCCGCTCACCATCGGCACGGTGTACGGCGTATAGAACATCCTGATCTTCGACCTGATCGCGCACGCCCTGCGGCAGTTCCGCAACCGATACGGGCCGTACATAGACCAGACGCTCCTCATCCAGTCCGGCGAAATCATACTTGGTATTCATAGGCTTATCCCCTCTTGATCTGGATGGTCTGCACGACGGCCTGTGGCCGTGACAGCGTAAGATCGACATGCAACAATCCGTTTTCCATTGTTGCATCGCCCACCTCGACCCCGTCAGCCAGCACAAAGCTGCGCTGGAATTGCCGGGCAGCAATGCCTCTATGCAGAAACACGCGCTCTGCGCCGTCATCCTGACTGCGGCCACGGATCACCAGCTGACGATCCTCGACCGTAATGGACAGATCCCCTTCCGAGAACCCCGCCACAGCCAGTGTAATACGGTAAGAATGATCCGACGTTTGCTCGATATTAAAAGGCGGATAACCTTCGTTGCCAGTTTTCGCCGTGCGCTCCAGCAAACGCTCCAGCTGCTCGAACCCGAGCATATGGGGATAGGACCCCAAGGTCAGTTTTGTCATCGACACGTCCTTTGCACAAAGCGACAGTCACCATCAGGGCCCCGTTGTGGCGACCCAGTAACGTCAAATATGGGAATCGTTTCGCCGCGACGCAAGGGCTTTGCTCACAGCATCCGACAGGCTATCCTCACCGGGTTGCATATCAGACAAGGACACCTCAGCCCTATGAACGCACCCGGCGAAATCTCGATGAAGACCGACGACGTGCTGCGGGTCGAGCTTGAAGTTTTCCGCCGCGAACACCGTGACCTCGATGACGCAATCCGCGCACTCCAGGATCGGGGCACCGCCGACCAGCTCACCCTGCAACGCCTCAAAAAGAAAAAACTCTACCTCAAGGACCGCATCGCCCTGATCGAGGACCGCCTGCTACCCGATATCATCGCCTGATCCATCGTCCGCAGCGTGATCGCAACCGCCAACGGCGTCGACCCGCGGAATTGTCCCGCCCCACGCCAAAAGCTTGTCCGGCACTCCCCAACGCAACCTCGCTCCCATCCAGATTCTCAGTCGGCATTGCCGCCACATCCATAGCGGCTATAGTGCGCTTTCAGAATTCCGGAGGGACGCGATGACGCAATCAGAGGTCAAAGTCGGCATCATCATGGGCAGCCAGTCCGACTGGCCAACGATGAAAGAGGCCGCGAATATTCTCGATACACTCGGCATCGCGCATGAGGTCCGCATCGTTTCGGCCCATCGCACCCCGGATCGCCTGTGGGAATATGGTAAGACTGCCGTTTCGCGCGACCTTCAGGTCATCATCGCCGGGGCTGGCGGCGCCGCGCACCTGCCAGGTATGATGGCATCCAAGACTCGGGTACCGGTGATCGGCGTGCCGGTGCAGACACGGGCCCTATCGGGGGTCGACAGCCTCTATTCGATTCTACAGATGCCACGCGGCTTTCCCGTCGCCACCATGGCCATCGGCGCCGCCGGGGCCGCCAATGCAGGCCTCATGGCCGCCGCTATTCTGGCTCTTCAGGATCCGGCGCTGGCCTCCCGGCTCGACCAATGGCGTGCCGACCTCTCCGCCTCGATCCCGCTCGAACCCTCGCGCGACTGATCGCATCTTCTCTTTCCAAATACGCACCGCGACACCTGCCACAGGCGGCTGCGCCCGGCACAAAGGCCCGACAGATGACCACTCCCCTCCCTTCCGGCTCCACCATCGGCATCATCGGCGGCGGCCAGCTTGGCCGTATGCTCTCGGTTGCCGCCGCGCGCCTCGGTTACCGCAGTCATATCTTCGAACCCGGTGCCCAGCCGCCCGCCGGTGACGTCGCCCATGCCGTCACCACCGCAGCCTATGACGACACCACGGCACTGACCGCCTTTGCGACCTCAGTCGATGTCATTACCTACGAATTCGAAAATATCCCGACCCAAGCGCTCGACCTGCTGCAAACCCTGCGCCCAATCCATCCGGGCCGCGAAGCACTGCGCGTCTCTCAGGACCGCCTAACCGAAAAGACCTTCCTGACCGATCTGGGCCTCACAACCGCACCCTTTGCCGATATCCCCGATGCCGCAGCACTGACCGCTGCGCTCGACACCATCGGTACGCCCTCGATCCTCAAGACCCGTCGCTTCGGCTACGATGGCAAAGGCCAGTCACGCCTCACCACGGCCATTGACGCGAAAACCGCCCTGGCCGACATGGCCGGTGCTCCGGCGATCCTCGAAGGTTTTGTCGATTTTAGCTTTGAAATCTCAGTCATCGCGGCCCGTAGCATCGACGGCGCGGTCGCATGTTTCGATCCGGGCGAAAACGTCCACAGCGACGGTATTCTGCGCACAACCACCGTGCCCGCGCGCCTTTCTCCGTCACAACGCTCTGACGCAATTTTGATCGCTGCGCGCATCCTCAACGCGCTAAACTATGTCGGCGTGCTAGGGGTCGAACTCTTCGTCACACCCAAAGGCTTCATCGTCAACGAAATCGCCCCACGGGTGCATAATTCCGGCCATTGGACCCAGAGTGGTTGCGCTGTAGACCAGTTTGAACAGCACATTCGCGCTATCACCGGTTGGCCGCTCGGTGACGGCAGCCGCCATTCTGATGTGCGGATGGAGAACCTGATAGGCGACGACCTCATGCGTCTGCCTGCCCTCGCAACTGCGCCGCACACGTCCCTTCATCTCTATGGCAAACCCGAGGCCCGACCTAACCGCAAGATGGGCCACGTCAATCATATCACACCACGCTGACCGTTTGTCCCATCAGGATCGACCGGAACCGGAGGGCAGTCCACCGCAAATCCAAAGGTATGTGGACGTAGAATTTTCTCAGCACGTTACCTGATGAAGATGACGAGACTTAACGGCCCCCAAATCTTAGCGATTCGGCGGACAACGAAAGGAAGCGTGCCAGTGGCTGAGCTGTGCTGTGGGCACGACATCTGTCTATAATTGGCGCGCGAAGTTTGGCGGTATGGGCGCGTCAATAATCAACCGGATGAAGAGCCAGGAGGACGAGAACTGTTGGCTGAGGCGCATGTTTGCATGATCGAAAACCACGTCCTCCGCAATCGATTTCGCGGTAATATTCGCCTCAGGCTCAGGATTCATAGCCAGGAATAACGAGCGTGGCGATGGCGGAGAACAAGCCCTTGGGACATGCGATTGCTGCACCACTGCCCGGCAGTGCATTGCACAGCAATGTTAAGAGAGGGGACCCAGCCGATGACGCGCCGGGAGTATAGATCAAGAATGACCGCAAGATACAACCAGCCCTCACTGGTCCAGTTATATGAAATATCGCCTGCCCATTTCTGGTTCGGAGCATCCATTGCCCGGCAGGCGGTTTGCAAAGTAAATCTGCCGAGAGGGGCGCTGTCGCTGAGACAGTGAGCGGACGCGCCACGCGCGATACCCGCGTGATGTGACCTGCATAGCACGGCAAAGAAACTCAACCGGCCATTCTTCTCTCCAGGCGTCAATGAAGGCGACCCTCATCCGCTGCCCGGCAGCGCATGTTTGCATGCGCGAGAGGGGACTTTGGCCTGCAAAGAAGCCTAACGGTGAATGTTCCATTCACCGGTCGGCCAGTGGATTGCCGCTTTTCAACACTTCCCTCCCCTCTCGTAGCAGGCGGACTTCCCTGCGAAGGCGTTCGTTCTCCCGTTCCACATCTTCATGAGGGCCCTACATCAAATCATCATGCTCCCTCTCGGGACATTGCTTTGCAATGCTCTGCCGGGCTAGTGATCAGATGAAACCTGAGGGCGTGTTAAGCCGCTGGTCGTGGCGATGCGCACAGCATCACGGCGAAATTCGTCTGTGTATCTCGTTGCCATCCCTTGTCTCCTCCATAGCAAACATTGCTCGAAAGGGACCGGAACTACCGTGGCAAGACTAGGTTGGCATGACCGAGTGGGCTAAGGGGAACTCAAGCCGCAGGCGGGAGTTCTGCAATAATGTCCAGATTACCCACCAAGATCACTTGATCTCTTCTGCAAGCGGTTCTAGAAGAGCCCTCGTCGGGTGATTAGCTCAGTTGGTAGAGCGCTTCGTTTACACCGAAGATGTCGGGGGTTCGAGTCCCTCATCACCCACCATTCCTAGGTTATTGTCATTGATCGTCAAAGTGCACTTGCCCCCAACCTTGGACCACCTGGGTCTAGAGATTTCCGGCTTTCGTCAGATCGGTGGGCTGGTTTCACCTTCTGATTTTACGAGCATGATCGGTGACTTGTTTCCGATCGCGCTGTGGGGCCGTTCTTCGTTGTAGTATCTACGCCAAGTCTCCACCTTTTCTGCCGCATCCGCAAGGCTCAAGAACCAATGCGCGTTCAAACATTCCTGGCGAAACTTACCGTTGAAGGCCTCGATGAAGGCGTTGTCTGTCGGTTTTCCTGGCCTGCTAAAATCCAAAACTACGCCCCGATGATAAGCCCACAGATCCAGATCCCGAGAGATAAATTCCGGCCCATTATCGACTCGAATGGTCTTAGGATACCCAATCTTGGCACAAGCCAGATCAAGAGATTTAACCACATCCTCACCGCGATAATTGAACCTTACGTCTAGAATTGGCACATAGCGCGAGAACGTATCGACGACGGTCAAAACGCGCAATTTGCGGCCTGTGGCGAGTTGATCATGCACAAAATCCATTGCCCAGACGTCGTTATTCTTCACAGCTTCTGTGCGAGCATCCCGCAGCTTCGCTTTCACGCGACGTTTCGGTGTCTTGTTGCGCAGTTGAAGACCCATCTCCTTGTAAATACGATATGTTTTTTTAGCGTTCACTGGCCAACCCTCACGCTGCAACACAAAATGGACGCGCCGATATCCATATCGAACGCGTGTCTCACAAATCTCCTTAATGCGCTTTTTCAACGCGGCCGGATCGGTGCGGCGGGATTTGTAATGATAGGTCGAGCAATCAAACCGCAAAGCACCACATGCCTTTCGGATCGACACACGCCAATCAGACCGCATCCCATCGACAAGCTCACGCTTTCGATCCGGCCTTAGAGCTTTCGCTTGATAACGTCCTGCAACATCTCACGATCCAACGTCAGATCAGCGACAATCCGTTTCAAACGGTTGTTCTCGTCTTCCAGATCACGCAACCGGCGCATCTCTGACGGCATCAGCCCCTCATACTTTTTCTTCCAGTTGAAATACGTCGCCGGACTTATCCCGGACTTGCGGCAAATCTCCGCAACCGTCGTGCCCTCATTACCTTGCTTAACAATAAACGCCTTTTGGGCGTCCGTGAATTTGGATGCTTTCATCGCGTCCACTCCTTTTCCAGCCAGGAAAGTAGCAGTCGGAAACTCTAATTCAAAATGGTCCAGTTTTTAGGGGGCAGAGCAAACGAATTCGTATTTCACAAAGGCGCGATATGCGACTCCTCCCTGAAGAGTGACAGCAAGCCAATCGGTGTCGCTGTCCATTTCAGTGGCGCCCATAACAGAGTTCCGATGGACAAATTTCAGGTGGTGGTGCTGTCGGCGGTAAAATCATCCATGAAACCGATCCTCCAAAATTTTAAATTTAACTTTGGCTGTACGCCCCGTCCTCTGAATGCAACCGTTTCAATATTGATTCCGGATCGGAATTGCCCTTGGTCTAACGGCGCGGCGGCCCCATATTCGGGGCATGATAAAATTCACGCCCATCCTGCTTGCCATTCTCTATGCGCTGGTGATGTACCGATTTTCAACCTGGCGCACCGCCAAAGAACTGGACTCGCGCTCGACCGCGTTGGCCGATCCGCGCTTGCGCAAGTTGACCGACCGCATGGCGCAGGCTCTCGATCTGCCACGGATCAAGGTGCATATCTACGAGATTGACCCGGTGAATGGGTTGGCCGCGCCGGATGGGCGGATCTTTATCACTCGCGGATTCTACCGCAAATATCAGAGCGGAGAGGTCTCGGGTGAAGAGTTGGCCTCGGTCATTGCGCATGAAATGGGGCATGTGGCGCTGGGGCATTCGCGGCGGCGGATGATCGACTTTTCCGGCCAGAATGCCCTGCGCACGGCGCTGGCAATGCTGCTGAGCCGGTTTCTGCCGGGGATCGGTGTGATGATCGCCAATGCACTGACATCCCTGCTGGCGGCGCGTCTGTCGCGCGGTGACGAATACGAGGCCGACGCCTATGCCGCCGCATTGCTGAGCAAGGCAGGGATCGGCGTCGCACCGCAGAAATCGCTGTTTCGCAAACTCGAGGCGCTGACGCAGGCGCGATCCGGCGCGGTGCCCGCCTGGCTGATGAGCCATCCTGCCACCGATGATCGGATCAAGGCATTGGAAGTCCTTGAGGCGCGCTGGACGTCAAAGGTCTGACGCTTAGCCCGGCACCACCTCGAACATGGTACGGGCGCGGTCCACCCCGTTGACCTGAACCACCAGCGCGTGGGTTCCAGGGTGCCAGCGAAACGTCGTGGCATCACCCTTGAGGCGGTGCGCCTTTTCCAGCATCAACGGGATGCCGGGTTTCACCTTGCCTGTCTTGAGTTTGAACACCTTTTCACCTGACCTGCCATCGGGCCGGGCGAAAACGATGCGGTAGTCGACGATTACCGCGCAATCAGCGTCACCGGTGACCGCGACCGCGAAGCGCAGCAGCTCACCTACGGCCACCCGCTCGGTGCCGAGCTTGAGCGCAACCTCAACCGGCGCGTCAGCGGCGTAACCCAGCAGCGCCAGCGCCGGTGCCTCGCCACGTTTTACGGCGGTGCGCAATGCATGACGCGTCATCCAGTCCAGTTCACGCGCCTGTTGTCGCCCGCCAGATCGCCACGCATGCAAACGGCCTACGACCGAATCCGGCGCGATTTTGCTGATATCATTCATATGGTTGGCCACAGACCGCGTGACATAGCGCGTTGGATCGCCGTGCAGCGCATCAAGATAGCGCAGCGGCACCAACGGATCCAGGGTGATATTGCGCGCCCAGGGCAGCCGGGGGCGCGTGCCTTCGCTCACCAGCCGACGCACATGATAATTGTCGTCGCTGACCCAGCGGTCCAACCGCGCCAGCGTTTCGTCGGGCCAGCGGTTCAGGAACGGACGAATGTAGAACTCCATCGAGAATCGCTGCGTCGCGGAGTAGATCAGATCCAGCGCCCGATCCCGGTGATCCTCGAGCCCGTGGCGCACCGCAAGGATACCCGGCACCGCGTGGATAAACTTGCCAAAATCATCATCCGTCCGCGTCGGATCCAACGGAGGCAGCATTGCGGCCTCCAGCGCCCCGGCCATGGCCGGAAAATCCTGCGGCAGCTGATTGGCGACGCAATCGGCCAGAAAATCGAGCCGTTCGAGCAACCCGCGCGACGCCATTCCCGCCAGCGCTGTGGATCGGAACAGCTCTGGGTCGAACCCCGGCAGAACGGCATATTCCGCCGCCATCTGCCCGATGCTGTCAGCATTAAACAACTGATCGGCGAGCGAGAACCCCGCACCGCCGCCCTTGCCATCCGGTCCGCGCGCCATCGCCTAGATCGTCGCGTTGGTGGCACCACCGTCCAGCAGCAGGTTCTGCCCGACGATAAAACCCGCGTATTGCGAACACAGGAACGCACAGGCCTGCCCAAATTCCTCGGGCGTGCCATAGCGCCCGGCCGGGATCGTGGCGGCGCGACGCGCACGAGCTTCGTCCAGAGTGATGCCGTCGCGCGCCGCCACCGGCCCGTCGAGCCCTGCTGCGCGGTCGGTGTCGTGGATGCCGGGCAGCAAATTGTTGACGATGACGCCCTGCCCCGCGACCTGCCGCGCCGTACCTGCCACATAGCCGGTCAATCCGGTGCGGGCGGCGTTCGACAAACCCAACTGCGGAATCGGTGCCTTGACTGATTGCGAAGTGATATTGACCACCCGGCCCCAACCGCGCGTGGTCATACCCGGCATAAGCGCCGTCATCAGTGCGATCGGGGTCAGCATGTTGCCATCCAGCGCCTTGATGAAATCGGCGCGATCCCAGTCGTGCCACATGCCCGGAGGCGGCCCACCTGCATTGGTCACAAGGATATCGACCGCGCCCGCAGCGTTTAGAACCCGCGCGCGCCCGGCCTCGTCGACGATATCCGCCGCCACGGTGGTCACTGACACGCCGAACCGGTCGCGCAGATCCTGCGCCGTCGCCTCAAGCGCGTCAGACCCGCGTGCATTCAGCACCAGATCGACACCCGCTTCGGCCAGCGCGGCGGCACAGCCCCGGCCCAGCCCCTTGCTCGATGCACAGACGAGTGCGCGTTTGCCCCGAATTCCCAGATCCATATCGCCAATTCCCTGTTCTGTCCTGCGTGTATCGAACCCACGCCACCCAATATCGCGGTCGCCAGCCCGGCACTATCGCCAATGCTGCGACCTCTTGATGCCACATTTCTTTTCCATAGATTGAACCTATAGTGAAGCCCGCGCCGGTCCCAAACGGCGCACCATGTTAATCGGTGTCATGACAAACCTACAGACAAGATTCCCGCAGACCATCGGCGTCTACCGCGCCGACCATCTGCGCGTCGCAAACGGTGCGAATCTGGGGGACGCGATCGGATGCGCCGACGATCTGATGCTGGATGATATCTATCACCTTTCACCTTTGGCCACGCAAAAACGGCTAAGCCTGCTGACCACAGCCGAACCACCGTTTCGGATCGCAGATGCTTCGGACACCGGGACGCCGGGTGCCGCCCTGCATCTGGATTGCTGTATCACGTTGATGTCAGGACATGGCCAAACCACCGAGGTGCTGGTCCTGGTGGAAACTGATCGTCCCGGTGACATTGC is part of the Puniceibacterium sp. IMCC21224 genome and harbors:
- a CDS encoding 5-(carboxyamino)imidazole ribonucleotide synthase; translation: MTTPLPSGSTIGIIGGGQLGRMLSVAAARLGYRSHIFEPGAQPPAGDVAHAVTTAAYDDTTALTAFATSVDVITYEFENIPTQALDLLQTLRPIHPGREALRVSQDRLTEKTFLTDLGLTTAPFADIPDAAALTAALDTIGTPSILKTRRFGYDGKGQSRLTTAIDAKTALADMAGAPAILEGFVDFSFEISVIAARSIDGAVACFDPGENVHSDGILRTTTVPARLSPSQRSDAILIAARILNALNYVGVLGVELFVTPKGFIVNEIAPRVHNSGHWTQSGCAVDQFEQHIRAITGWPLGDGSRHSDVRMENLIGDDLMRLPALATAPHTSLHLYGKPEARPNRKMGHVNHITPR
- a CDS encoding bifunctional sulfate adenylyltransferase/adenylylsulfate kinase; translation: MTMSTNLAPIPELYVSYESAQKLKVEAGNLTSHDLTPRQVCDLELLMNGGFNPLKGFLSEEDYNGVVENMRLADGSLWPMPINLDVSEKFAETIEVGQDIALRDQEGVILATMTVTDKWVPNKAVEAEKVFGADDSAHPAVNYLHNTAGKVYLGGPVTGIQQPVHYDFRARRDTPNELRAYFRKLGWRKVVAFQTRNPLHRAHQELTFRAAKEAQANLLIHPVVGLTKPGDVDHFTRVRCYEAVLDKYPAATTTMSLLNLAMRMAGPREAVWHGLIRANHGCTHFIVGRDHAGPGKNSAGDDFYGPYDAQDLYRANQADIGCEMVDFKHMVYVQERAQYEPNDEIEDRDNVTILNISGTELRRRLSEGLEIPEWFSFPEVVKELRRTKPPRSNQGFTVFFTGFSGSGKSTIANALMVKLMEMGGRPVTLLDGDIVRKNLSSELGFSKEHRDLNIRRIGYVASEITKNGGIAICAPIAPYATTRRAVREDIEEFGAFIEVHVATSIEECERRDRKGLYKLAREGKIKEFTGISDPYDVPTSPELSLETESVDVDNCAHQVILKLESMGLITG
- the purE gene encoding 5-(carboxyamino)imidazole ribonucleotide mutase, which encodes MTQSEVKVGIIMGSQSDWPTMKEAANILDTLGIAHEVRIVSAHRTPDRLWEYGKTAVSRDLQVIIAGAGGAAHLPGMMASKTRVPVIGVPVQTRALSGVDSLYSILQMPRGFPVATMAIGAAGAANAGLMAAAILALQDPALASRLDQWRADLSASIPLEPSRD
- a CDS encoding SDR family oxidoreductase; translation: MDLGIRGKRALVCASSKGLGRGCAAALAEAGVDLVLNARGSDALEATAQDLRDRFGVSVTTVAADIVDEAGRARVLNAAGAVDILVTNAGGPPPGMWHDWDRADFIKALDGNMLTPIALMTALMPGMTTRGWGRVVNITSQSVKAPIPQLGLSNAARTGLTGYVAGTARQVAGQGVIVNNLLPGIHDTDRAAGLDGPVAARDGITLDEARARRAATIPAGRYGTPEEFGQACAFLCSQYAGFIVGQNLLLDGGATNATI
- a CDS encoding IS3 family transposase (programmed frameshift) — translated: MKASKFTDAQKAFIVKQGNEGTTVAEICRKSGISPATYFNWKKKYEGLMPSEMRRLRDLEDENNRLKRIVADLTLDREMLQDVIKRKPLRPDRKRELVDGMRSDWRVSIRKACGALRFDCSTYHYKSRRTDPAALKKRIKEICETRVRYGYRRVHFVLQREGWPVNAKKTYRIYKEMGLQLRNKTPKRRVKAKLRDARTEAVKNNDVWAMDFVHDQLATGRKLRVLTVVDTFSRYVPILDVRFNYRGEDVVKSLDLACAKIGYPKTIRVDNGPEFISRDLDLWAYHRGVVLDFSRPGKPTDNAFIEAFNGKFRQECLNAHWFLSLADAAEKVETWRRYYNEERPHSAIGNKSPIMLVKSEGETSPPI
- a CDS encoding DUF1150 family protein, giving the protein MNTKYDFAGLDEERLVYVRPVSVAELPQGVRDQVEDQDVLYAVHRADGERLALVKERALAFSLARHNDLAPVTVH
- a CDS encoding M48 family metallopeptidase, yielding MIKFTPILLAILYALVMYRFSTWRTAKELDSRSTALADPRLRKLTDRMAQALDLPRIKVHIYEIDPVNGLAAPDGRIFITRGFYRKYQSGEVSGEELASVIAHEMGHVALGHSRRRMIDFSGQNALRTALAMLLSRFLPGIGVMIANALTSLLAARLSRGDEYEADAYAAALLSKAGIGVAPQKSLFRKLEALTQARSGAVPAWLMSHPATDDRIKALEVLEARWTSKV
- a CDS encoding transposase gives rise to the protein MGTTSVYNWRAKFGGMGASIINRMKSQEDENCWLRRMFA
- a CDS encoding Hsp20 family protein; amino-acid sequence: MTKLTLGSYPHMLGFEQLERLLERTAKTGNEGYPPFNIEQTSDHSYRITLAVAGFSEGDLSITVEDRQLVIRGRSQDDGAERVFLHRGIAARQFQRSFVLADGVEVGDATMENGLLHVDLTLSRPQAVVQTIQIKRG
- a CDS encoding YdcH family protein, with amino-acid sequence MNAPGEISMKTDDVLRVELEVFRREHRDLDDAIRALQDRGTADQLTLQRLKKKKLYLKDRIALIEDRLLPDIIA